The window TGCTCTTATTCGTTTTTGCAATTATCTTATCAGGAAGTTCTACTGCTGAAGCAGAAATTTCCAGTTACGCATGTGTAAACGCAGAGGTACAGGAAATTAGTCCCAGTTCAATAGGTATCGATGAAGAATTCACCCTGGGAATTAATCTTGAGAGCTGCGGTACTAAAACTCCTGAAGATATTACTTTTGAGATAATCAGCATCCCTTCAGATATAATAGTTACAGAAAATTTAGTTACTAAAGTTTCAAAATTAACTTATAGTACAAGTGAAAGGTACCTGCTATATCACATGAGAACAACCCCTGATGCTAAACCTGGCCCTCATCTGATAAAAATGAAATTAACATATGCAAATAAGCCCGTTGACACCGAAAAATATTATGAAGTTGAAATAAGGGTGATAGGCGAAGATGCAGAACCAAGAATCTCTTCTGTCAAAACCAATCCTGAATATATCTATGAGGGAGATACGGTTGACTTAAGGTTAGGCATAGAAAACTTCGGGGAAGCAATAGCAAAATCCGTATCAATTAACCTGGATCACGATTTTAAAGGAATTAAAACTTCTACAATTGGAACTCTTGGCTTAAATGAAAGTCAAACCGCATTATTCAAGTTTAAGGCAAACAGGTCAGGAGAGTTTAAAATCCCTGTCATTATAGATTATGAAGATGATTTTGGCAAGCAACAGGATGAATATGAGATTGGAATAACTGTGCTTGACAAAAAAGGAAGTTTGAATCTTGCATCTGTAAAGGTTGATCCTGTTCTTCCTTACACGGGTGATACTGTAGAATTGACTATGAGAATCGAAAACTCGGGTGACAGAACAATAAATTCAATAAGAGTCTATGCTGACCATCCATTCAAAGGCTTAAAAGAATCCTTCATAGGAACTCTTGACCCAAATGAAGACGGACCTGCAGTAATTACTTTTATAGTTGATCAAGAGGGAGAATACGAAATCCCTGTCACCATAACGTATAGTGATGATTTTGGTGAAGAACAAATTGAAAAGAAAATCAATCTTATAGTCCTCAAAAGTAGTAGTGGAGCAGGAACAGCTGCAATTGTATTGCTTGTCCTGGCAGTTATTGGAGGACTAATTTACATTAATTATAGAACAAAAAAATCAAAAGATGAGATAATTAAGCAGTTAATGGAAGGCAGTGGCAATTTGGAAGGCAGTGGCAATTCTGCTAACAACAAAAAATAATGAGAGGTCTCCAGTATGATCAACGATATCAGAGTAGGAGCCCTCATTGCATACTTCAGTATAAAAAGGGGAAACAAAAAAACACTAATTTTCATAGTTTTTGTTCTCTCGCTCATTTTTATGAACTTAGTATTCCTTCCATCAATGATAGGAGGAATGACCGTTATATTTACTGGTATGATGCAAGACTACCCTTACGGGGATATTGTCATTGAACCGTCAGGTGACAACACCTACATTAACAATGCTGATAGCGTCTTGCAGAAAGTCAGAGCAGTCGAAGGTGTGAGAGCTGCAACAAAACGATTGGACGCTGGAGCATCTATTGAGCATAAGCAGAAAGTTGTAGGGGCAACTATTACAGGCTTACTTCCCACAGAAGAATATGACGTTTCACGATACCCATATATAATCAGTGAAGGGGATTTCTTAGGAGACCTTTCCCGGGACGAGATTATCATTGGGGCTATGATCGCAGGTACCGGTTTTGGATCCGAAATATATGATAACCTGGGTGAAGTAAGACCAGGATCACTTGTTGATGTAACATACAGCAATGGCGTAAAAAGGACCTATAAAGTCAAAGGCATCATGGAAGGCACATTTGAACTTGTTGATCTGAATGCTTTGGTTAACTACAAAGAAATTGAGGACGTTTATGGTTTAGAAGAGAGTAAAGCTACCAGTGTAGTTGTAAGGGTTGACAAGCAAGGGAGTGAAGATCAGGTAAAGGATAAAATCAGAGAAGCCGGGGTGAATGAGCAAATCTTCACATGGGCAGATAAGTCAGAAACTCTCATAAAGCAAGCAATGCAAAGCATGGGTGCTATAGATGCCATGTCAAAGTTTGTGA is drawn from Methanosarcina lacustris Z-7289 and contains these coding sequences:
- a CDS encoding COG1361 S-layer family protein, with amino-acid sequence MSLKMNRNTKLTYLLLFVFAIILSGSSTAEAEISSYACVNAEVQEISPSSIGIDEEFTLGINLESCGTKTPEDITFEIISIPSDIIVTENLVTKVSKLTYSTSERYLLYHMRTTPDAKPGPHLIKMKLTYANKPVDTEKYYEVEIRVIGEDAEPRISSVKTNPEYIYEGDTVDLRLGIENFGEAIAKSVSINLDHDFKGIKTSTIGTLGLNESQTALFKFKANRSGEFKIPVIIDYEDDFGKQQDEYEIGITVLDKKGSLNLASVKVDPVLPYTGDTVELTMRIENSGDRTINSIRVYADHPFKGLKESFIGTLDPNEDGPAVITFIVDQEGEYEIPVTITYSDDFGEEQIEKKINLIVLKSSSGAGTAAIVLLVLAVIGGLIYINYRTKKSKDEIIKQLMEGSGNLEGSGNSANNKK
- a CDS encoding ABC transporter permease — its product is MINDIRVGALIAYFSIKRGNKKTLIFIVFVLSLIFMNLVFLPSMIGGMTVIFTGMMQDYPYGDIVIEPSGDNTYINNADSVLQKVRAVEGVRAATKRLDAGASIEHKQKVVGATITGLLPTEEYDVSRYPYIISEGDFLGDLSRDEIIIGAMIAGTGFGSEIYDNLGEVRPGSLVDVTYSNGVKRTYKVKGIMEGTFELVDLNALVNYKEIEDVYGLEESKATSVVVRVDKQGSEDQVKDKIREAGVNEQIFTWADKSETLIKQAMQSMGAIDAMSKFVSLIVGAALVLIIIYINVLNRKKEIGILKAVGITPRSIVLSYAFLSTFYVSLGIFAGLILYFSLMFYFQVNPVVFYETMEIRPQIDYMLLIESIVTMLTLSVIAGILPAWSVSKESILKAIWSR